A genomic region of Alligator mississippiensis isolate rAllMis1 chromosome 4, rAllMis1, whole genome shotgun sequence contains the following coding sequences:
- the LOC132250326 gene encoding heat shock protein 30C-like, with translation MGPGLAGMGIKAAGSHQLSRAAPGPLERTQPQHSEPATEAEMLCRLHLQPPSHRTLAPWVGPIRTLWPQPSTVFAELERELRWEMERAQEFMSSFQHLLAGGGSSSPIKEREQSTSVAPPQGADGAFTVCQDVKGFDPNDLMVKLVGRKVLLTGKKEMQSEDGKGSFSYKYEVFKREWDVPEGVDPDGLTCSISSAGQLRIEAPRQALLAAPERNVPIQIASVGSAEAGAVVGSEEEANGRAKA, from the coding sequence ATGGGGCCAGGCCTGGCCGGGATGGGGATAAAAGCTGCTGGCTCCCACCAGctgagcagagcagctccaggaccATTGGAGAGAACTCAGCCCCAGCACTCTGAGCCAGCCACAGAAGCAGAGATGCTGTGCCGCCTGCACCTCCAGCCACCTTCCCACCGCACCCTGGCTCCCTGGGTGGGCCCCATACGCACACTGTGGCCTCAACCCAGCACTGTCTTTGCTGAGCTGGAGCGGGAGCTGCGATGGGAGATGGAGCGAGCCCAGGAGTTTATGAGCAGTTTCCAGCACCTCTTGGCAGGTGGAGGGAGCAGTAGCCCCATCAAAGAGCGAGAGCAGAGCACCAGCGTGGCGCCGCCCCAGGGAGCAGATGGGGCCTTCACTGTGTGCCAGGATGTCAAGGGCTTTGACCCCAATGACCTAATGGTGAAGctggtgggcaggaaagtgctgCTGACGGGCAAGAAGGAGATGCAGAGTGAGGATGGTAAAGGCTCCTTCTCCTACAAGTATGAGGTGTTCAAGCGGGAGTGGGATGTGCCCGAGGGCGTAGACCCTGACGGCCTGACCTGCTCCATCTCCAGTGCAGGCCAGCTGCGCATTGAAGCCCCACgccaggcactgctggcagccccGGAGAGGAACGTGCCCATCCAGATTGCCTCGGTGGGGAGTGCAGAAGCTGGAGCTGTGGTGGGCTCCGAGGAGGAAGCCAATGGCAGAGCCAAGGCATAA
- the LOC102574738 gene encoding heat shock protein beta-11, translated as MGMHCAMLPGALGDREFWMRPGLGRKGIKATGSNQPGRTAPALERTQPQHPKPATEAEMLCRLHLQPPSHRAPAPSVGPLRTLWPQPNTVFSDLERQLQWKMDWAQELMSSVQQLLLGEGNSSSSTEREQSASGTMPQGADGAFTVCQDVKDFAPGELTVKLVGRKVLLTGKKATQSKDSKGSFSYKYEVFKREWDMPKGVDPNSLTCSVSSEGQLRIKAPCQGQRATPERNVPIHITPAGSPEAEAVAGCKEGTNDRARA; from the coding sequence ATGGGAATGCACTGTGCCATGCTcccaggggcactgggagacagAGAATTCTGGATgcggccaggcctgggcaggaaggGGATAAAAGCCACTGGCTCCAACCAGCCGGGCAGGACAGCTCCAGCACTAGAGAGGACTCAGCCTCAGCACCCCAAGCCAGCCACAGAAGCAGAGATGCTGTGCCGCCTGCACCTTCAGCCACCTTCCCACAGAGCCCCAGCTCCCTCCGTGGGCCCTCTGCGCACATTGTGGCCTCAACCTAACACAGTCTTTTCGGACTTGGAGCGGCAGCTGCAGTGGAAGATGGATTGGGCCCAAGAGCTTATGAGCAgtgtccagcagctcctgctaGGTGAAGggaacagcagctccagcacagagCGAGAGCAGAGTGCCAGTGGGACCATGCCCCAGGGAGCGGATGGGGCCTTCACTGTGTGCCAGGATGTCAAGGACTTTGCCCCAGGGGAGCTAACGGTGAAGCTGGTGGGCAGGAAGGTGCTGCTGACAGGCAAGAAGGCAACGCAGAGCAAGGACAGCAAAGGTTCCTTCTCCTACAAGTACGAGGTGTTCAAGCGGGAGTGGGACATGCCCAAGGGCGTAGACCCCAACAGCCTAACCTGCTCCGTCTCCAGCGAGGGCCAGCTGCGCATCAAAGCCCCGTGCCAAGGGCAGAGAGCAACCCCTGAGAGGAATGTGCCCATCCACATCACCCCTGCAGGAAGCCCAGAGGCTGAGGCCGTGGCAGGCTGCAAGGAAGGGACCAATGACAGAGCCAGGGCATAG
- the LOC106738112 gene encoding heat shock protein 30D yields the protein MSSLLQPSPASIFEQMTSDLQQQVEAMDKLSHAVFQAQPLLWLEPAGQGEPRQDGAAQAGATEQEPESGGRQDKKFELYMDMAGFSPEELTVRQEGRKVTVMGRHEKQSPGEDGDSFVEYRELRREMLLPAGLDVEAVTCSLCSDGQLRIEAPRLALQPAEGKAIPISLQAGEGATQGDTAAKEEKELGREEESSSQET from the coding sequence atgagcagcctcctgcagccATCGCCAGCCAGCATCTTTGAGCAGATGACGAGtgacctgcagcagcaggtggaggcgATGGACAAACTGAGCCATGCTGTCTTCCAGGCCCAGCCGCTCCTGTGGTTGGAGCCTGCGGGCCAAGGGGAGCCGAGGCAGGATGGAGcggcccaggctggggctacaGAGCAGGAGCCGGAGTCTGGGGGTCGGCAGGACAAGAAGTTTGAGCTGTACATGGACATGGCCGGCTTCTCCCCGGAGGAGCTGACAGTGAGGCAGGAGGGCAGAAAGGTGACGGTAATGGGAAGGCATGAGAAGCAAAGCCctggagaggatggagacagtTTCGTGGAGTACCGGGAGCTGCGCAGGGAAATGCTGCTGCCCGCGGGCCTGGACGTGGAGGCTGTGACCTGCTCCCTGTGCTCGGATGGACAGCTCCGCATTGAGGCACCGcgcctggccctgcagcctgcagaggggaaaGCCATTCCCATCAGCCTCCAGGCGGGAGAGGGAGCCACACAAGGAGACACTGCCgccaaggaggagaaggagctgggaagggaggaggaaagtaGCAGCCAGGagacctga
- the LOC106738412 gene encoding heat shock protein 30D, with protein MARYSRHLVCLLPVRQWPSRGWWPMCVCSSKGMSSLLQPSPASIFEQMASDLQQQVEAMDKLSRAVFQAQPLLWLEPAGQGEPRRDGAAQAGATEQEPESGGRQDKKFELRMDVAGFSPEELTVRQEGRKVTVMGRHEKQSPGEDGDSFVEYRELRREMLLPAGLDVEAVTCSLCSDGQLRIEAPRLALQPAEGKAIPISLQAGEGATQGDTAAKEEKEVGSGSQET; from the coding sequence atGGCACGCTACTCCCGGCACCTGGTGTGTCTGCTCCCTGTGCGGCAGTGGCCGTCGCGAGGCTGGTGGCCCATGTgtgtctgcagcagcaaggggatgagcagcctcctgcagccATCGCCAGCCAGCATCTTTGAGCAGATGGCAAGtgacctgcagcagcaggtggaggcgATGGACAAGCTGAGCCGTGCTGTCTTCCAGGCCCAGCCGCTCCTGTGGTTGGAGCCTGCGGGCCAAGGGGAGCCGAGGCGAGATGGAGcggcccaggctggggctacaGAGCAGGAGCCGGAGTCTGGGGGTCGGCAGGACAAGAAGTTCGAGCTGCGCATGGATGTGGCCGGCTTCTCCCCAGAGGAGCTGACAGtgaggcaggagggcaggaaggTGACGGTAATGGGAAGGCATGAGAAGCAAAGCCctggagaggatggagacagtTTCGTGGAGTACCGGGAGCTGCGCAGGGAAATGCTGCTGCCCGCGGGCCTGGACGTGGAGGCTGTGACCTGCTCCCTGTGCTCGGATGGACAGCTCCGCATTGAGGCACCgcgcctggccctgcagcccgcAGAGGGGAAAGCCATTCCCATCAGCCTCCAGGCGGGAGAGGGAGCCACACAAGGAGACACTGCTgccaaggaggagaaggaggtggggaGCGGGAGCCAGGAGACCTGA